The genomic segment GGTCAATGCGGCGGGGTGCTATGCCCGCCAAGTGGCGCAAATGGCGGGAATCGACATTCCAGTCACCAATATGGAGCATCACTATATCGTCACCGATCCCATTCCAGCTTTTTTGGAACGGGATGAGGAAATACCGGTCATGCGCTGCCCCTATGTTTCGGGCTATTTCCGGCAGGAGCAGAAGAGCGGCCTGATCGGCGTATATGAGAATATCGGACTTGCCGAAGCCTGGGCCCCCAAAGGCCAGCCGGAGTGGGAATCGACCAGCGAACTGTTCATCGATGATCTGGACCGTATCTCCAAATGGCTGGAGCGCGCCATAGAACGGATGCCCGTTTTTGGCGAGGTTGGAATCCGGCGGATTGTTAACGGAGCTATACCACATACTCCGGATGGAGGTCCATTGCTGGGACCGGCGGCAGGCCTCAAGAATTTCTGGCACTGCTGCGGCACATCCTTCGGGATCGCGCAGGGTGGCGGGTCCGGCAAATATCTGGCGCAGTGGATGGTCTATGGTGATGCCGACATCAACATGACCGAATTTGATCCGCGCCGTTACGGTGCATTTGCGGATGAGGATTATAGCCGCGATAAGGTGTTTCTCGACTATCGTATGACGTTTACGACGCGCTTGCCGGGCGAAGAGGAACCCGACGGCCGTCCGTGCAAAACAAGTCCGCTTTATGAACCACTGAAAGCCGCAGGTGCGGTGTACGGCGAAACTTACGGATGGGAGCGGCCCAAATATTTTGCACTCGACGGCGCCCCGGAACAGGGCGGATATGAGCGCACCAATAGTTTCGAAATGATTGCGGGTGAGGTAAAGGCCGTCATGGAACGGGTCGGTGTGCTCGACCTATCCGGATTTGCCAAATATGATGTGACCGGGCCGGATGCCGAGGCATTTCTGAACCGTATTTGCGCTAACCGAATGCCGAAGAAGCAGGGCGGAATCGGGCTTGTACATCCCTTGTCCCGTCAGGGCCGTATCTATGGCGAAATGACGGTGACGCGCTTTGCCGATGATCATTTCTATTGCCTGTCCGCAGCCGCAGCCGAACAGCGGGACTGGGATTTTCTAACCCAGAGCAAATTACCGAATGAAAACGTAACCATTCGCAATCTAACCATGGATTTTGGCGTGCTGGTGCTCAACGGCCCGCAATCGCGTCATGTGCTGGCAAAGCTAACGGATGCAGACCTGAGTAACGAGGGCTTTCGCTGGCTGAGCGGGCAGGATATAATCATTGCGGGCATGAAGATGCGTGCGCTTCGGGTGTCCTATGCGGGCGAACTCGGTTGGGAGCTGCATCCCGCGATGGGTGATCTTGCTGCGCTGTACGATGCTGTGTGGGCGGCAGGGCAAGAGTTCGGGATCGTAAACTATGGCCTTTACGCCGCGAACACTATGCGGATGGAGAAGGGCTACAAGGCCTGGGGTAGTGAACTTACCAACGAACTTACCATGGTGGAGGCCGACATGCCGCGTTTCATCAACTTCACGAAGGATGATTTTGTCGGGAAGCAGGCGACACTGGATGCGCCGGACCGGTTCCGTATTGTCTATGGCGCGGTTGATGCCAGCAATGTGGATGTGCGCGGCGCCGAACCATGTTTGATTGGCGACGACTGTATAGGATTGACCACGTCAGGGGGCTATGGCCACCGCGTTGGAAAGAGCCTGTTCTTCGCCTGTGTTCCTTTGGAACATGCAACACCCGGTTCGACGTTCGACATCTATCTGCAGGGCGAGCGCCGCTCGGCGACGGTGCTGGAGCATCCCGCCTATGACCCCGACAATGCGAAAATGAAGGTTTAAAACGTGGCTGAACTTCCCAAAAAGGCGCGGGTCGTCATCATCGGTGGCGGCGTCATCGGCTGTTCGATTGCCTATCACCTGACCAAAATCGGTTGGGACGATGTTGTCCTGCTCGAACGCAAGCAGTTGACCAGCGGAACGACATGGCATGCCGCCGGACTTGTCGGACAGCTCCGGCCGTCGATTAATATGACGAAGCTCGCCAAATATACCGGCGAACTCTATCGCGGTTTGGAGGCGGAAACGGGGCAGGCAACTGGTTATCGCCAATGCGGTTCCATATCCATGGCAACCAATGCAGAGCGTTTCGAGGAACTGAAGCGAAGCGCCTCCATGGCGAAGGTGTTCGACTTACCGGTCCATGTGGTCACACCGCAAGAAATCAAAGACCTCGCCCATATCGTAAATGTCGACGATGTCGTGGGCGGCATCCATATTCCCAGCGATGGCTATGCCAATGCGGTCGATATTACACAGGCCTTGGCCAAGGGTGCACGCACAGGCGGCGCGCGCATTTTCGAGAACACCAAGGTCACCAAAATCCGGCACAATGGCGAACGGGTGACGGGGGTCGATACGGACGACGGATCGATCGACGCGGATTATGTTGTCATTTGCGGTGGCATGTGGACCCGCGATCTGGCCGCTAGCGTCGGGGTGGCCGCGCCACTTCATGCGTGCGAGCATTATTATGTGCTGTTCGAAGGGGTCGAAGGGATAGACTCCACGCTGCCCGTTTTGCGCGACTATGATTATTGCGGCTATTATAAATATGACGCCGGAAAGCTACTGGTCGGGGCCTTTGAACCCAACGCCCGACCTTGGGGAATGGACGGCATTTCCGAAGATTTCTGCTTCGACGAAATCGCGGGCAGCTTTGAACATTTTGAACCGTTGTTGATGGACGCGATGCGCCGTGTGCCTGCTTTGGAAAAGGCGGGGATACAGAAATTCTTCTGCGGACCGGAGAGCTTTACCCCCGACGTACGCTATCATCTGGGTGAAAGCGCGGAATTGAAAGGCTGCTTCGTGGCGGCGGGCTTGAATTCCATCGGCCTACAATCCGCCGGTGGCGTGGGCAAGGTAATGGCGGACTGGATCCGCGACGGCATCCCGCCTGCGGACCTATGGACGGTCGATATTCGCCGGAACATGCCTTTTCAGATCAACCGCAAATATCTGCGGGAGCGGGTGACTGAAAGCCTCGGTTTGCTCTACGCAACACATTACCCCTTCAAACAATATGAAACCGCGCGGGGGGTGCGCCGGTCTGCAATCCATGACCGGCT from the Sphingorhabdus lacus genome contains:
- a CDS encoding FAD-dependent oxidoreductase, yielding MQTNARVVIIGGGIMGASLLYHLAELGWTDCLLIEKDELTSGSTWHAAGQCPSITGSFNLAKIHAYSNDLYPRLEGLTGQYVSWHKSGGIRLATNERELAWFKYIHGFSKIVGFDMEIIDPEEIRRINPFLTTDGVIAGARTTSDGHADPSGICNALAIGAKNMGAKIVRKNRVTGLTQLPSGEWDVATEKGVVRAEIVVNAAGCYARQVAQMAGIDIPVTNMEHHYIVTDPIPAFLERDEEIPVMRCPYVSGYFRQEQKSGLIGVYENIGLAEAWAPKGQPEWESTSELFIDDLDRISKWLERAIERMPVFGEVGIRRIVNGAIPHTPDGGPLLGPAAGLKNFWHCCGTSFGIAQGGGSGKYLAQWMVYGDADINMTEFDPRRYGAFADEDYSRDKVFLDYRMTFTTRLPGEEEPDGRPCKTSPLYEPLKAAGAVYGETYGWERPKYFALDGAPEQGGYERTNSFEMIAGEVKAVMERVGVLDLSGFAKYDVTGPDAEAFLNRICANRMPKKQGGIGLVHPLSRQGRIYGEMTVTRFADDHFYCLSAAAAEQRDWDFLTQSKLPNENVTIRNLTMDFGVLVLNGPQSRHVLAKLTDADLSNEGFRWLSGQDIIIAGMKMRALRVSYAGELGWELHPAMGDLAALYDAVWAAGQEFGIVNYGLYAANTMRMEKGYKAWGSELTNELTMVEADMPRFINFTKDDFVGKQATLDAPDRFRIVYGAVDASNVDVRGAEPCLIGDDCIGLTTSGGYGHRVGKSLFFACVPLEHATPGSTFDIYLQGERRSATVLEHPAYDPDNAKMKV
- a CDS encoding GcvT family protein, coding for MAELPKKARVVIIGGGVIGCSIAYHLTKIGWDDVVLLERKQLTSGTTWHAAGLVGQLRPSINMTKLAKYTGELYRGLEAETGQATGYRQCGSISMATNAERFEELKRSASMAKVFDLPVHVVTPQEIKDLAHIVNVDDVVGGIHIPSDGYANAVDITQALAKGARTGGARIFENTKVTKIRHNGERVTGVDTDDGSIDADYVVICGGMWTRDLAASVGVAAPLHACEHYYVLFEGVEGIDSTLPVLRDYDYCGYYKYDAGKLLVGAFEPNARPWGMDGISEDFCFDEIAGSFEHFEPLLMDAMRRVPALEKAGIQKFFCGPESFTPDVRYHLGESAELKGCFVAAGLNSIGLQSAGGVGKVMADWIRDGIPPADLWTVDIRRNMPFQINRKYLRERVTESLGLLYATHYPFKQYETARGVRRSAIHDRLVAAGACHGEAFGWERPNWYGEPGSSPRYEYSYGRQNWFEANAAECKAVREAVGLFDQSSFAKFRLEGRDAMTVLNRVCANDVDVAPGRLVYTQWLNEKGGIEADLTVTRLSETAYLIVTGAETEVKDFNWLKRHIPDDAHAVLTNISSAMGVISIMGPRARDLLQSICPNDLSHEAFPFATSQEIELGYALVRASRITYVGELGWELYIPTEFMTGVYDEIVAAGAAFGLKHCGYHALNALRMEKAYRHWGHDITDEDTPLEAGLGFAVKMDKAGGFIGREALLRQKETGLKQRLVQFLLKSPEPMLYHNEPIWQGDRIAGYIRSGMYAHGLGGACGLGYITAPDDGVVGAIGADDFEIEIAGVRYPALASLKPLYDPSNARIKI